A genome region from Planifilum fimeticola includes the following:
- a CDS encoding CBS domain-containing protein: MAQLRDIMTTQVAAVSPQDNVYQAANLMKQHNVGMIPVVENGQLRGVITDRDLVIRGIADKKPNSQQVADVMTNAPVTGTPDMSVDEAARLMAQHQIRRLPVVENGQLVGVVSIGDLAVRQPFADEAGHALSNISEPSRPVM, from the coding sequence ATGGCTCAGCTGAGAGATATCATGACCACCCAGGTCGCCGCGGTGTCGCCCCAGGACAATGTGTATCAGGCGGCCAACCTGATGAAGCAGCACAACGTCGGCATGATTCCCGTGGTCGAAAACGGACAGCTGCGCGGGGTCATCACCGACCGGGATCTGGTGATCCGGGGCATCGCCGATAAGAAACCCAATTCCCAGCAGGTGGCGGATGTGATGACCAACGCCCCGGTGACGGGTACGCCGGACATGTCCGTCGATGAAGCGGCCCGACTCATGGCCCAGCACCAAATTCGCCGGCTTCCCGTGGTGGAAAACGGCCAGCTGGTGGGGGTCGTCTCCATCGGCGATCTGGCTGTCCGTCAACCCTTCGCCGATGAAGCGGGACATGCGCTGAGCAACATTTCCGAGCCCAGCCGTCCCGTCATGTGA
- a CDS encoding response regulator transcription factor: protein MSHTLLLVDDEEKVLDFMEPFLQQEGFRTATAKTGLEALRKAEEVKPSLVVLDWMLPEMSGIEVCRELRKRDRMGIIMVTARTEETDKIIGLEVGADDYITKPFSLRELVARIRAVLRRIEGDRGDGEAMRRGELVISEPRRRVWKRGKEISLTPTEFKLLLTLAARPGIVYSRLQLLESLDDALWNDERTVDAHISRLRKKIEDDPATPVYIQTVYGFGYRFGDPK, encoded by the coding sequence ATGTCCCACACCCTGCTGCTGGTGGACGATGAAGAAAAAGTGCTTGACTTTATGGAGCCCTTTCTGCAGCAGGAGGGGTTTCGCACCGCAACGGCCAAAACGGGCCTTGAGGCCCTGCGAAAGGCCGAGGAGGTGAAACCCTCCCTTGTCGTCCTGGATTGGATGCTTCCGGAGATGAGCGGCATCGAAGTGTGCCGAGAGCTGCGCAAAAGGGATCGGATGGGCATCATCATGGTGACGGCCCGGACCGAAGAGACGGACAAAATCATCGGGCTGGAAGTGGGGGCTGACGACTACATCACCAAACCCTTTTCCCTGCGGGAGCTGGTGGCCCGCATCCGCGCCGTGCTGCGACGGATCGAAGGAGACCGGGGCGACGGGGAGGCGATGCGGCGCGGCGAGCTGGTGATCTCCGAACCCCGGCGCCGCGTCTGGAAACGGGGAAAGGAAATCTCCCTGACGCCCACGGAGTTCAAATTGCTCCTCACGCTGGCCGCCAGGCCGGGAATCGTCTACAGCCGGCTGCAGCTGTTGGAGTCCCTGGATGACGCGCTGTGGAACGACGAGCGGACGGTGGACGCCCATATCAGCCGGCTCCGCAAAAAAATCGAGGACGACCCCGCAACGCCCGTCTACATTCAAACGGTCTACGGATTCGGCTATCGGTTCGGTGACCCCAAATGA
- a CDS encoding sensor histidine kinase translates to MSVSRKLFIAMAAFIVGMGLVFAFVTQIVLRDALEVLVAAPRKENIDELSRLFADHYEKSGGSWEDLHSLEIEKRLHAESGQRASIVLQAPNRQILLAAGEADQPTVLRFGIRNLVRLKGDTIGFLYYHDPAIDYMSRLRIGILDSTKFLLILGTLFLVALSLLVAYGLAKWLTAPLRRLIPAIDRLGKGELGIQVPVTTGDEYGKVANAFNDMSNQLKKAEEIRKNLVADVAHELRTPLTIIRGKLDFLQQSGRPIPPENLLSLQDELIRLTRLVEDLHQLTLAEAKQLPLERKPTHIPDLLRRILDRIGPEAANKGIHLSLEDFSGEGTLSVDPNRITQVFLNLLVNALRYTPSGGSIRVQIDREEGPAPGQDMLRVSVADTGTGIEPEHLPRLFDRFYRSDQARTRSRGGSGLGLAIAKEFVTAHGGTIDVESEPGRGTTFIVRLPCSK, encoded by the coding sequence ATGAGCGTCAGCCGCAAACTGTTCATCGCCATGGCGGCGTTCATTGTGGGAATGGGCTTGGTCTTTGCCTTCGTCACCCAAATCGTGTTGCGGGACGCCCTCGAAGTGTTGGTGGCGGCCCCCCGGAAAGAGAACATTGATGAGTTGTCCCGCCTTTTTGCCGACCACTATGAAAAGAGCGGCGGATCCTGGGAAGACCTGCACAGCCTCGAGATCGAAAAAAGACTGCATGCGGAAAGCGGTCAAAGGGCCAGTATCGTCCTTCAGGCGCCAAATCGTCAGATCCTGCTCGCCGCGGGGGAAGCCGACCAGCCCACCGTGCTTCGGTTCGGGATCCGAAACCTGGTGCGGCTGAAGGGAGATACGATCGGATTTTTGTACTATCACGATCCGGCCATCGATTACATGTCCCGTCTGCGGATCGGCATCCTGGATTCCACGAAGTTTCTCCTCATTCTGGGAACCCTGTTCCTCGTCGCCCTCTCCCTTCTGGTCGCGTACGGCTTGGCCAAATGGCTGACCGCCCCCCTCCGGCGGCTGATCCCCGCGATCGACCGGCTGGGAAAAGGGGAGCTCGGAATTCAGGTGCCGGTCACCACCGGCGATGAATACGGAAAAGTGGCCAACGCGTTCAACGACATGTCCAATCAGCTGAAGAAGGCCGAGGAGATCCGAAAAAATTTGGTCGCCGACGTCGCCCATGAATTGCGAACACCGCTCACCATCATCCGGGGCAAACTGGATTTCCTGCAGCAAAGCGGACGGCCGATCCCGCCGGAAAACCTTCTGTCCTTGCAGGACGAACTGATCCGCCTGACCCGTCTCGTCGAGGATCTCCATCAGCTGACCCTGGCCGAGGCGAAACAGCTGCCCCTGGAACGGAAGCCGACGCACATCCCGGATCTTTTGCGACGAATTTTGGATCGCATCGGCCCCGAAGCCGCCAATAAGGGAATTCATCTCTCGCTCGAGGACTTTTCCGGGGAGGGGACCCTTTCCGTCGATCCGAACCGGATCACCCAAGTGTTTCTCAACCTGCTGGTCAACGCCCTTCGCTATACCCCTTCGGGAGGATCGATACGAGTCCAAATCGACAGGGAAGAAGGGCCCGCCCCAGGGCAGGACATGTTGCGGGTGAGCGTCGCCGACACGGGCACCGGCATCGAGCCGGAGCATCTCCCCCGCCTCTTCGACCGGTTCTACCGGTCCGACCAAGCCCGCACGCGAAGCAGGGGAGGTTCGGGATTGGGACTCGCCATCGCCAAGGAATTCGTCACAGCCCACGGCGGAACGATCGATGTGGAAAGCGAGCCCGGCCGCGGGACCACCTTCATCGTCCGGTTGCCTTGTTCAAAATAA
- a CDS encoding M20 family metallopeptidase → MGSLDRLSERIEKIFSQMVEWRRRFHMEPELSFREERTPARVAEILRECGIDVRTGVGGRGVVGTLTGGRPGKTVALRADMDALPIQDEKDCEYRSRVPGVMHACGHDGHMAVLLGVARLLSEMREEIPGRVRFLFQHAEEVIPGGAREMIEDGALDGVDAVYGVHLWTPLPVGVVGIKAGPLMAAADSFQIDIFGKGGHGGLPHESVDAIVVASHLIVHLQTLISRQVDPLKSAVISVGTIQGGQGFNVIAERCTLTGTVRTFDPVLREQMHQRIREIAENSCSLYGATCRVDYQWGYPAVVNDTVEAHRVAGVARRLVGDDRVWELQPVMAAEDFAYYLGKVPGAFCFVGAGNPEKNCDFPHHHPRFDFDERAMKVAARLLLSSALAYLRGEGRREKADEPAC, encoded by the coding sequence ATGGGAAGTTTGGACCGGCTGAGTGAGCGGATCGAGAAGATCTTTTCCCAGATGGTTGAGTGGCGGAGAAGGTTCCACATGGAGCCCGAACTGTCCTTCCGGGAAGAGCGGACGCCGGCACGGGTCGCGGAGATTCTCAGAGAGTGCGGCATCGACGTGCGCACAGGGGTTGGAGGGCGCGGGGTCGTGGGGACGCTGACCGGCGGACGGCCGGGGAAAACCGTCGCCCTGCGGGCGGATATGGATGCCCTTCCCATCCAAGACGAAAAGGACTGCGAATACCGGTCGCGGGTTCCCGGAGTGATGCACGCCTGCGGACATGACGGTCACATGGCCGTTCTCCTGGGGGTTGCGAGGCTCTTGTCCGAGATGCGGGAGGAGATTCCCGGACGGGTCCGGTTTCTCTTCCAACACGCCGAAGAGGTCATCCCCGGAGGGGCCCGGGAGATGATCGAGGACGGTGCCTTGGACGGTGTGGACGCCGTGTACGGGGTCCATCTCTGGACTCCGCTCCCGGTCGGGGTGGTCGGGATCAAGGCCGGTCCCCTCATGGCGGCCGCCGATTCCTTTCAGATCGATATTTTCGGGAAGGGGGGACACGGAGGGCTTCCCCATGAATCGGTGGATGCCATCGTGGTCGCCTCCCATCTCATCGTCCATCTGCAAACCCTGATCAGCCGCCAGGTTGATCCGCTCAAGTCCGCGGTGATCTCCGTGGGAACGATCCAGGGCGGACAGGGCTTCAACGTGATCGCCGAGCGGTGTACATTGACGGGGACGGTGCGGACCTTCGACCCGGTCCTTCGGGAGCAGATGCATCAGCGGATCCGGGAAATCGCGGAAAATTCCTGCTCGCTGTACGGAGCCACCTGTCGGGTGGATTACCAGTGGGGATATCCCGCGGTGGTCAATGATACCGTCGAAGCCCACCGGGTGGCCGGCGTGGCCCGACGCCTTGTCGGCGACGACCGGGTGTGGGAGCTTCAGCCGGTGATGGCCGCGGAGGATTTTGCCTATTATCTCGGAAAGGTTCCGGGGGCCTTTTGTTTTGTCGGAGCGGGAAATCCGGAAAAGAACTGCGATTTTCCCCATCATCATCCCCGGTTCGATTTCGACGAACGCGCGATGAAGGTCGCCGCCCGGTTGCTTCTCTCGTCGGCGCTCGCCTATCTGCGGGGGGAAGGGCGGCGGGAGAAGGCGGATGAACCGGCCTGCTGA
- a CDS encoding YugN family protein, with protein MVLEDTGLNGIRKDFGTVDKVIRGLGFDRWSWDYDKAVYDLKLIDREKGTVYYLRVPAEVIQGRLENPKATVELGTPVFGRHLYPHGVDYEATIPESLEKTVKEKVDALKEALS; from the coding sequence ATGGTACTCGAAGATACCGGCCTGAACGGCATCCGCAAGGATTTCGGCACCGTGGACAAGGTGATCCGCGGCCTCGGCTTTGATCGGTGGTCCTGGGATTACGACAAAGCGGTCTACGACTTGAAACTGATCGACCGGGAAAAGGGCACCGTTTATTACCTGCGGGTGCCCGCCGAAGTGATCCAGGGTCGCTTGGAAAACCCCAAGGCGACGGTGGAATTGGGAACCCCGGTGTTCGGACGTCACCTTTATCCCCACGGGGTGGACTACGAAGCGACCATCCCCGAATCCCTGGAGAAAACCGTGAAGGAAAAGGTGGACGCCCTGAAGGAGGCCCTTTCCTGA
- a CDS encoding Asp23/Gls24 family envelope stress response protein → MTDNGSQGTIQIADDVVAVIASLAATKTKGVAGMSGGITEGWAKRVGGKNVTRGVSVEVGQVEAAIDLRVIVNYGEKIHEVAHQLQQNVKEAVETMTGLRVVEINVKVEGVEFQEAEEEDRVK, encoded by the coding sequence ATGACGGACAACGGTTCACAGGGCACCATACAGATCGCCGATGATGTGGTGGCCGTCATCGCCAGCCTGGCGGCCACCAAAACGAAAGGTGTCGCCGGCATGTCGGGCGGCATCACGGAGGGATGGGCGAAGCGGGTCGGTGGGAAAAACGTGACCCGCGGGGTTTCGGTGGAAGTGGGGCAGGTGGAAGCCGCCATCGATCTCCGCGTGATCGTCAATTACGGGGAGAAGATTCACGAAGTGGCACACCAGTTGCAACAAAATGTCAAGGAAGCCGTAGAGACGATGACCGGCCTGCGCGTGGTGGAGATCAACGTGAAGGTGGAAGGGGTCGAGTTTCAGGAAGCGGAGGAAGAGGATCGGGTCAAATAA